One Sphingobium sp. Z007 genomic region harbors:
- a CDS encoding NAD(P)/FAD-dependent oxidoreductase → MAEPRIIIVGAGPSGTRAAQACVAAGVRPVVIDEGRRDGGQIYRRQPDNFTRPYRKLYGTEAGRAQALHETFDGLKGAIDYRPETLVWNIADGHVWTASQTVHHAIPFDALLLCTGATDRLMPVKGWQFAGVYSLGGAQVALKSQAVSIGHRVVFMGSGPLLYLVASQYVEAGADVAAVLDTSSFSARVRALPDLLAMPSVLWNGVKLTQAIKRAGVAVHLGVTPVEIIGDADVGVGGVRFRDGGSKERSIACDAVAMGHHLRPETQLADLARCAFAFDAGTRQWLPERDGDGRSSVAGVYLAGDGAKILGARSAEASGRLAALAALSDLGLPVDKGEMASLRGDVADYAKFARGLATAFPWPAEQAGALPDDAILCRCEGVSAGDLRGVMRETGAREANRAKAFSRVGMGRCQGRYCGLAAAELIAAEAGVPVEQVGRLRGQAPVKPLPVAIGDET, encoded by the coding sequence ATGGCCGAACCACGTATAATTATCGTTGGCGCAGGCCCGTCGGGGACACGCGCGGCGCAGGCCTGCGTCGCGGCAGGCGTCCGCCCGGTCGTGATCGACGAGGGGCGGCGCGACGGGGGACAGATCTATCGCCGTCAGCCGGACAATTTCACCCGGCCCTATAGGAAACTCTATGGCACCGAGGCCGGACGGGCTCAGGCGTTGCATGAGACCTTCGACGGGCTGAAGGGCGCGATCGACTATCGGCCAGAGACATTGGTGTGGAACATTGCGGATGGGCACGTGTGGACAGCGAGTCAGACAGTTCATCACGCTATCCCGTTCGACGCGCTGCTGCTCTGCACGGGCGCGACCGATCGGTTGATGCCGGTCAAGGGATGGCAGTTTGCGGGCGTCTACAGCCTGGGCGGGGCGCAGGTGGCGCTCAAGAGCCAGGCGGTTTCAATCGGGCATAGGGTCGTGTTCATGGGATCGGGGCCGTTGCTCTATCTGGTGGCGAGCCAATATGTGGAGGCGGGGGCGGATGTTGCCGCGGTGCTGGACACGTCGTCCTTTTCCGCGCGGGTAAGGGCGCTGCCCGACCTGCTGGCGATGCCGTCGGTGCTGTGGAATGGCGTCAAGCTGACCCAGGCGATCAAGCGCGCGGGCGTGGCGGTGCATCTGGGCGTGACGCCGGTGGAGATCATCGGCGATGCCGATGTCGGCGTCGGCGGCGTGCGGTTTCGAGACGGTGGCAGCAAGGAACGGAGCATCGCCTGCGATGCGGTGGCGATGGGGCATCATCTGCGGCCGGAGACGCAATTGGCCGATCTGGCGCGCTGCGCTTTCGCTTTCGATGCCGGGACACGGCAATGGCTGCCGGAGCGGGATGGCGACGGGCGGTCGAGCGTGGCGGGTGTCTATCTGGCCGGCGACGGGGCGAAGATATTGGGCGCGCGGTCGGCCGAGGCGAGCGGGCGGTTGGCGGCGCTGGCGGCGCTGAGCGATTTGGGATTGCCGGTAGATAAGGGCGAGATGGCGTCGCTGCGGGGCGATGTCGCCGACTATGCCAAGTTCGCCCGCGGGCTGGCGACGGCTTTTCCGTGGCCCGCCGAACAGGCAGGCGCTTTGCCGGACGACGCGATATTGTGCCGTTGCGAGGGCGTGAGCGCGGGCGACCTGCGTGGCGTGATGCGCGAGACGGGTGCGCGGGAAGCCAACCGGGCCAAGGCGTTCAGCCGGGTCGGCATGGGCCGGTGCCAAGGGCGCTATTGCGGGCTGGCGGCGGCCGAGCTGATCGCGGCCGAGGCGGGCGTGCCGGTGGAGCAGGTCGGCCGCCTGCGCGGGCAGGCGCCGGTCAAACCGCTGCCCGTCGCGATCGGAGACGAGACATGA
- a CDS encoding FAD-binding oxidoreductase, with amino-acid sequence MSGAMSAASDVIIVGGGLMGSSAALFLRGHGMSVTLLETDLIGRQASGTNFGNVRRQGRGIHQLPLANRAIAIWRRSRELLGADVEYLQSGHIRVCYRERPELVGSMEDYAAQARAEGLDLELLSGNALRDKFPFFGPDVLAGSYSPTDGHANPRLAAPAFARAAERLGAVVHENTKIVDAQKVGEDFIVTAADGRTFRAPILLVTAGAWGNALSSQFGEAVPIVPKGPNMSVTEPVPYAIHPAVGVMTPVEEETVYFRQVARGNIVLGGSTRGPSFPDQYRAYVEPQNTMSQLKHIRRLAPMLGKLNIIRVWSGIEGYMPDSQPVMGPSATTSGLYYAFGFSGSGFQIGPGVGETMAEIIAKGGTDIPMAPYRIERFAAG; translated from the coding sequence ATGAGCGGGGCAATGAGCGCCGCCAGCGACGTCATCATCGTGGGCGGCGGATTGATGGGATCGTCCGCCGCGCTGTTCCTGCGCGGGCATGGGATGTCGGTCACGCTGCTGGAAACCGACCTGATCGGGCGGCAGGCAAGCGGCACGAATTTCGGCAATGTGCGGCGGCAGGGGCGCGGGATTCACCAGCTGCCGCTGGCCAATCGCGCCATCGCCATCTGGCGCCGGTCGCGTGAGCTGCTGGGGGCGGATGTCGAGTATCTCCAGTCGGGGCATATCCGGGTCTGCTATCGCGAACGGCCAGAACTTGTCGGATCGATGGAGGATTATGCGGCGCAGGCTCGCGCGGAGGGGCTGGACCTGGAATTGCTGAGCGGCAATGCGCTGCGCGACAAATTCCCCTTTTTCGGGCCGGACGTGCTGGCCGGTTCCTATTCGCCGACCGATGGCCATGCCAATCCGCGGCTTGCTGCCCCTGCGTTTGCGCGGGCCGCTGAGCGGCTGGGGGCTGTGGTGCATGAGAATACGAAGATCGTGGATGCGCAGAAGGTGGGCGAAGACTTTATCGTCACGGCGGCGGACGGGCGGACGTTCCGCGCGCCGATCCTGCTGGTGACGGCGGGGGCGTGGGGCAACGCCTTGTCCTCACAGTTCGGCGAGGCGGTGCCGATCGTGCCCAAGGGCCCGAACATGAGCGTGACCGAGCCGGTGCCCTATGCGATCCATCCCGCAGTCGGCGTGATGACGCCGGTCGAAGAGGAGACGGTCTATTTCCGCCAAGTCGCGCGCGGCAATATCGTGCTGGGTGGCAGCACGCGCGGGCCATCCTTCCCCGACCAGTATCGCGCCTATGTCGAGCCGCAGAACACGATGAGCCAGTTGAAGCATATCCGGCGGCTGGCGCCGATGCTGGGCAAGCTCAACATCATCCGGGTCTGGTCCGGGATCGAGGGCTATATGCCCGACAGCCAGCCTGTGATGGGGCCGAGCGCGACGACCAGCGGCCTCTATTATGCGTTCGGATTTTCCGGGTCGGGATTCCAGATCGGGCCGGGCGTGGGCGAAACCATGGCCGAGATTATCGCCAAGGGCGGGACGGATATTCCGATGGCGCCGTATAGGATCGAGCGGTTCGCGGCGGGATAA
- a CDS encoding type II toxin-antitoxin system RelE/ParE family toxin: MTLHWTAEAVADRNAIYDYVEARSPRAAISLDTLFSQKAADLARHPAMGRPGRVPGTREWVVHRNYILIYDQTDTDVRILRLLHAARQWPPRL, encoded by the coding sequence ATGACGCTGCACTGGACGGCGGAGGCCGTCGCGGATCGTAACGCCATTTACGACTATGTCGAAGCCCGCAGCCCGCGCGCCGCGATCAGCCTCGACACGCTCTTTTCGCAAAAGGCGGCCGATCTCGCCCGACATCCCGCCATGGGCCGCCCCGGCCGCGTGCCGGGCACGCGCGAATGGGTGGTCCACCGCAACTATATCCTGATCTATGACCAGACCGATACGGACGTCCGCATCCTGCGCCTGCTCCACGCCGCGCGCCAATGGCCGCCGCGCCTCTGA
- a CDS encoding CopG family ribbon-helix-helix protein — protein MNEATFTFRVDEELKGRFARAAKAQDRTGAQLLRDFMRDVVQREERAESHDAWFRRQVEIGQASAQAGHLIGSEDVEAHFAARRAATLRKLDETQ, from the coding sequence ATGAATGAAGCCACCTTCACCTTTCGCGTCGATGAAGAGCTGAAAGGCCGCTTCGCCCGCGCCGCCAAGGCGCAGGATCGCACCGGCGCACAGTTGCTGCGTGATTTCATGCGCGATGTCGTACAGCGCGAAGAACGGGCTGAAAGCCACGACGCCTGGTTTCGCCGCCAAGTCGAAATTGGGCAAGCGTCGGCCCAGGCGGGCCATCTAATTGGGAGCGAGGATGTCGAGGCGCATTTCGCCGCACGTCGGGCCGCCACCTTGCGGAAGCTAGATGAGACGCAATGA